From one Geoalkalibacter halelectricus genomic stretch:
- a CDS encoding putative bifunctional diguanylate cyclase/phosphodiesterase encodes MHVELNTASENFHDVILLVEDAHGFARIVERVLRRTGYGVELVATGQEALAWLQNHTPLLLLLDFNLPDMTGRDIVAHLHESARRVPFIIITGNGDERVAVEMMKLGALDYLIKDESFLALLPTVVAQACERVETERRLAVAEKKLGENEEYLRRLSRAIEQSPSVLVITDAHGLIEYVNPAFTRVTGFAAEEVLGKSPALLSSNSQQESFYREMWETIRAGQEWRGEFFNCRKNGECYWERATISPVKDAQGRVTHFLKVAEDVTARKSADEKIHSLTYYDSLTGLPNQILFRDRLGQALARAQRSGEKVAVAVVDLDQFQRINNAFAHGFGDKVLKETARRLSTTVRSEDSVARFWGDSFLVSLPQLQGEQDAARVALKILEALTPAFRIDQREIYLTASLGLALFPHDGTSVEILLKNAETALGRSKEMGPNSFQLYSPSMNQRATENLMLQGDLRRALKREEFVLYYQPQFDTRNRRLVGAEALVRWQHPVLGLLGPDRFIGLAEESNLICPLGAWVIREGCRQLRAWLDAGVEDFNLSINLSPRQFHGTDCLADIEAAAWDQGILPERLTFEITESLIMKNTGEVERILARMKERGYQLALDDFGTGYSSLSYLQKFPFDLIKIDKSFVMDCEKNPQNAAICRTIIAMAHSLDLRVLAEGVEKEAHHQFLQHNSCDQMQGYLFSPPVPPETFQGQWLANPAPA; translated from the coding sequence GTGCACGTGGAGTTGAATACCGCGTCGGAAAATTTTCATGACGTCATCCTGCTGGTGGAGGATGCCCACGGCTTTGCCCGCATTGTCGAGCGGGTTCTGCGGCGCACCGGCTACGGCGTCGAGTTGGTGGCCACCGGCCAGGAGGCCCTTGCCTGGCTGCAAAATCATACCCCCCTGCTGCTGTTGCTCGATTTCAACCTGCCCGACATGACCGGCCGCGACATCGTGGCGCATCTGCACGAGAGCGCGCGCCGGGTGCCGTTCATCATCATCACCGGCAACGGCGACGAGCGCGTCGCCGTGGAGATGATGAAGCTCGGCGCTCTGGACTACCTCATCAAAGATGAGAGCTTTCTCGCCCTGCTGCCCACCGTCGTCGCCCAGGCCTGCGAGCGGGTCGAGACCGAGCGGCGCCTGGCGGTCGCCGAAAAAAAGCTCGGCGAGAACGAGGAATACCTGCGGCGGCTCTCGCGGGCCATCGAGCAGAGCCCCAGCGTGCTGGTGATCACCGACGCCCATGGCTTGATCGAGTACGTCAATCCGGCCTTTACCCGCGTGACCGGCTTTGCGGCCGAGGAGGTGCTGGGCAAATCCCCGGCGCTGCTCAGCTCCAACAGCCAGCAGGAGAGTTTTTACCGGGAGATGTGGGAAACCATCCGCGCGGGCCAGGAATGGCGCGGTGAGTTCTTCAACTGCCGCAAGAACGGCGAATGCTACTGGGAGCGCGCCACCATCTCGCCGGTCAAGGACGCCCAGGGCCGCGTCACCCACTTTCTCAAGGTCGCCGAGGACGTCACCGCGCGCAAGAGCGCCGACGAGAAAATCCATAGCCTCACCTACTACGACTCCCTCACCGGGTTGCCCAACCAGATTTTATTTCGCGACCGTCTCGGCCAGGCCCTGGCCCGCGCCCAGCGCAGCGGCGAGAAAGTAGCGGTGGCGGTGGTCGATCTCGATCAGTTTCAGCGCATCAACAACGCCTTCGCCCACGGCTTCGGCGACAAGGTGCTCAAGGAAACCGCGCGGCGCCTGAGCACCACGGTGCGCTCAGAGGACAGCGTGGCGCGCTTTTGGGGCGACAGCTTTCTGGTGAGCCTGCCGCAGTTGCAGGGCGAGCAGGATGCCGCGCGCGTGGCCCTCAAGATTCTCGAAGCCCTCACCCCGGCCTTTCGCATCGATCAGCGCGAGATCTATCTCACCGCCAGCCTCGGTCTGGCGCTCTTTCCCCATGACGGCACCAGTGTCGAGATCCTGCTGAAAAACGCCGAAACCGCCCTGGGGCGCAGCAAGGAGATGGGACCCAACAGCTTTCAGCTCTACAGCCCGAGCATGAACCAGCGCGCCACGGAGAACCTGATGCTGCAGGGCGATCTGCGCCGCGCCCTCAAGCGCGAGGAGTTCGTGCTCTATTACCAGCCCCAGTTCGATACCCGCAACCGGCGCCTGGTCGGCGCCGAGGCCCTGGTGCGCTGGCAGCACCCGGTGCTCGGCCTGCTCGGGCCCGACCGCTTCATCGGCCTGGCCGAGGAAAGCAACCTGATCTGCCCCCTGGGAGCCTGGGTCATCCGCGAGGGCTGTCGCCAGTTGCGCGCCTGGCTCGACGCCGGGGTGGAGGATTTCAACCTCTCCATCAACCTCTCGCCGCGGCAGTTCCACGGCACCGACTGTCTGGCGGACATAGAGGCCGCGGCCTGGGACCAGGGCATTCTTCCCGAACGGCTGACCTTCGAGATCACCGAAAGCCTGATCATGAAGAACACCGGCGAGGTCGAGCGGATCCTGGCGCGCATGAAAGAGCGCGGCTATCAACTCGCCCTCGACGATTTCGGCACCGGCTACTCCTCCCTGAGCTATTTGCAGAAATTTCCCTTCGATCTCATCAAGATCGACAAGAGCTTCGTCATGGACTGCGAGAAAAACCCCCAGAACGCCGCCATCTGTCGCACCATCATCGCCATGGCGCACAGCCTCGACCTGCGGGTGCTGGCCGAGGGCGTGGAAAAAGAAGCGCACCATCAATTCCTGCAGCACAACAGCTGCGACCAGATGCAGGGCTATCTGTTCAGCCCGCCCGTGCCGCCGGAAACCTTCCAGGGCCAGTGGCTCGCGAACCCGGCACCCGCCTGA
- a CDS encoding ATP-binding protein produces MDSSPKTIRHPLRITLGYVLAALLWIFFSDRVVYLFIDDPAWLNLVQSTKGMLFVAVTGALLYLLLHRRQAQALALGEARIKDALADLSRRLLDPRASLREVADAVKAQATALTGSHHGFVAIIDPATRDHVHFSLSAMMDPDCRMPAEGGLTTFPCTSQGKYPGLCGEALNRRRGFFTNRPADEPAFGRLPPGHLPVARFMAVPVYLGEEVVGQIAVANGAVPYDEQDLKTLSRLADLFALGIQKMFYERDLQEARRRAEAASRAKSEFLANMSHEIRTPMTAVLGMLELLQESPLEARQKECADIAQSAGENLLRLLNDILDVSRMDAGSLSLCNEPMDLAELLESSVALFGQAAREKHLELHTHLDERLPTLVMGDAVRLRQVLFNLLGNAVKFTPQGRVEVRLDKDDAGDGEDRVGVRLTVADTGVGIAPDMQRRIFDPFTQEDGTYQRRYQGSGLGLTIVQRLTALMGGETTLESEPGAGTRVSVRLVMPVAAAALHAPPEIVAPESARGPALRILLAEDNPVNRTLMVRVLGKRGHQVTCAANGEEALSALARQDFDLIVMDVQMPVMDGLAATRAIRADRSGAFDPGIPILALTAHAMSGDRETILAAGLDAYVAKPVDFDEFFRTLHALVPAQGS; encoded by the coding sequence ATGGATTCCTCGCCCAAGACCATTCGCCATCCTTTGCGCATCACCCTGGGCTATGTTCTGGCGGCGCTGCTCTGGATCTTTTTCTCCGACCGCGTCGTCTATCTGTTTATCGACGACCCGGCCTGGCTGAACCTGGTGCAAAGCACTAAGGGGATGCTGTTCGTCGCCGTGACCGGCGCCCTGTTGTATCTGCTGCTGCACCGCCGCCAGGCGCAGGCCCTCGCCTTGGGCGAAGCGCGCATCAAGGATGCCCTGGCGGATCTCTCCCGGCGGCTGCTCGATCCGCGGGCGAGCCTGCGGGAGGTGGCCGACGCCGTCAAGGCCCAGGCCACGGCCCTCACCGGCAGCCACCACGGCTTTGTCGCCATCATCGATCCCGCCACCCGCGACCATGTCCATTTCAGTCTCTCGGCCATGATGGATCCCGATTGCCGCATGCCCGCCGAGGGCGGCCTGACCACCTTTCCCTGCACCTCCCAGGGGAAGTATCCGGGTCTGTGCGGCGAGGCTCTCAATCGGCGGCGGGGCTTTTTCACCAACCGGCCCGCCGACGAACCCGCCTTCGGGCGGCTGCCGCCCGGCCATCTGCCGGTGGCGCGCTTCATGGCCGTGCCGGTGTATCTCGGCGAGGAGGTGGTGGGCCAGATCGCCGTGGCCAACGGTGCCGTCCCCTATGATGAGCAGGATCTCAAAACCCTGAGTCGCCTCGCCGATCTTTTCGCCCTGGGCATTCAGAAGATGTTCTATGAACGCGACCTGCAGGAGGCGCGCCGCCGCGCCGAGGCGGCCAGTCGCGCCAAGAGCGAATTTCTCGCCAACATGAGCCATGAAATCCGCACCCCCATGACCGCGGTGCTCGGCATGCTGGAGCTATTGCAGGAGTCGCCCCTGGAGGCGCGACAAAAGGAATGCGCCGACATCGCCCAGTCCGCGGGGGAGAATCTGCTGCGGTTGCTCAACGACATCCTCGATGTCTCGCGCATGGACGCCGGCAGCCTCAGTTTGTGCAACGAACCCATGGATTTGGCGGAATTGCTTGAGAGTTCCGTGGCGCTGTTTGGACAGGCGGCGCGGGAAAAGCACCTGGAACTGCACACCCATCTCGATGAGCGTTTGCCGACCCTGGTCATGGGCGACGCCGTGCGCCTGCGCCAGGTCTTGTTCAATCTCCTCGGCAACGCGGTCAAATTCACGCCCCAGGGGCGAGTCGAAGTCAGGCTGGACAAGGATGACGCCGGAGACGGCGAGGATCGGGTGGGTGTGCGCCTGACGGTGGCCGATACGGGGGTGGGCATCGCGCCGGACATGCAGCGACGCATCTTCGACCCCTTCACCCAGGAGGACGGTACCTATCAGCGGCGTTATCAGGGCAGCGGCCTGGGCTTGACCATCGTGCAACGCTTGACGGCTCTGATGGGCGGCGAGACGACCCTGGAGAGCGAGCCGGGCGCTGGAACTCGGGTCAGCGTGCGGCTGGTCATGCCGGTGGCGGCCGCGGCGTTGCACGCTCCGCCTGAAATCGTCGCCCCGGAGTCGGCCCGCGGACCGGCCCTGCGCATCCTTCTGGCCGAGGACAACCCCGTCAACCGCACCCTGATGGTGCGGGTGCTGGGCAAAAGAGGCCACCAGGTCACCTGCGCCGCCAACGGCGAGGAGGCTTTGAGCGCCTTGGCGCGGCAGGATTTCGATCTCATCGTCATGGATGTGCAGATGCCGGTCATGGACGGCCTGGCCGCCACCCGCGCCATTCGCGCCGATCGCTCCGGAGCCTTTGATCCGGGAATTCCCATTCTCGCCCTGACCGCCCACGCCATGAGCGGCGACCGCGAAACCATCCTTGCCGCCGGGCTCGACGCTTATGTGGCCAAGCCGGTTGATTTCGATGAATTCTTCCGCACCCTCCACGCCCTGGTCCCCGCTCAGGGCTCCTGA
- a CDS encoding Na/Pi cotransporter family protein, whose amino-acid sequence MTLSMLGSLLGGIGLFILGMRLMTDGFKYAAGHALRDILARSTRTPLRGILSGALITAMVQASAMVTVATIGFVNAGLMSLRQALTLVYGTNIGTTMTGWLVAAVGIDFNIQALALPAIGVGMFLRMFRGERRAGRLGEALAGFGLFFSGLDVLKNAFGALGQSLEFTAIAGSGPLALAAFVGAGFLLTVLLQSSSAALAIILTSAAGGVVEVPNAAAMVIGANVGTTLTALLVVLGATANAKRVAAAHIAFNLITGVVALVLLPVILALLAGGQNLLDVGVGPATQLAMFHTIFNVLGVLLLWPLTGLLVRFLNTRFVRGEKDEAQPQYLDRTLVATPILALQALTRELARLGTMVRGMAREAISSEKVAAHHLEEERATADRLIEAIGEFSNRMQQSNLPPALAEVLPNGLRVSRYHSEMSELAVLIGQAQHRLGDLGHGELAADIGAFKSRVVRLLTDLDRPAAETPDAEAMKELQEAYQSLKSRLLRAGAEGRVPVRRLVEELDNLSNIRRLAEQADKAARYLRSLHAYMEEEKPAAEADGEEKTPVQEP is encoded by the coding sequence GTGACCCTGTCCATGCTCGGCAGTCTGCTCGGCGGCATCGGCCTGTTCATCCTCGGCATGCGCTTGATGACCGACGGTTTCAAATACGCCGCCGGCCACGCCCTGCGCGACATTCTCGCGCGCTCGACGCGCACCCCCCTGCGCGGCATTCTCTCGGGCGCCCTCATCACCGCCATGGTGCAGGCCTCGGCCATGGTCACCGTGGCCACCATCGGCTTCGTCAACGCCGGGCTGATGAGCCTGCGTCAGGCCCTGACCCTGGTCTACGGCACCAACATCGGCACCACCATGACCGGCTGGCTGGTGGCGGCGGTGGGCATCGACTTCAACATCCAGGCCCTGGCCCTGCCGGCCATCGGCGTCGGCATGTTCCTGCGGATGTTTCGCGGCGAGCGGCGCGCGGGACGTTTGGGCGAGGCCCTGGCGGGATTCGGGCTGTTCTTCAGCGGCCTCGATGTGCTCAAGAACGCCTTCGGCGCCCTGGGCCAGAGCCTTGAATTCACCGCCATCGCCGGCAGCGGCCCGCTGGCCCTGGCCGCCTTCGTCGGCGCGGGTTTTCTGCTCACGGTGCTGCTGCAATCCTCCAGCGCCGCCCTGGCCATCATCCTGACCTCGGCGGCCGGCGGCGTGGTCGAGGTTCCCAATGCGGCGGCCATGGTCATCGGCGCCAACGTCGGCACCACTTTGACGGCACTGCTGGTGGTGCTCGGCGCCACCGCCAACGCCAAACGGGTGGCGGCCGCCCACATCGCCTTCAACCTGATCACCGGGGTAGTGGCGCTGGTGCTGCTGCCGGTGATCCTCGCCCTGCTCGCCGGCGGACAGAACCTGCTCGACGTCGGCGTCGGTCCGGCCACCCAATTGGCCATGTTTCACACCATCTTCAATGTCCTTGGCGTTTTGCTGCTCTGGCCCCTGACCGGGCTGCTGGTGCGCTTTCTCAACACCCGCTTCGTACGCGGGGAAAAGGACGAGGCACAACCCCAGTACCTCGACCGCACCCTGGTCGCCACCCCGATTTTGGCCTTGCAGGCCCTGACCCGGGAGCTGGCGCGCCTCGGGACGATGGTGCGCGGCATGGCCCGCGAGGCCATCAGCAGTGAAAAGGTCGCGGCGCACCACCTCGAGGAGGAGCGCGCAACGGCGGACCGCTTGATCGAAGCCATCGGCGAGTTCAGCAACCGCATGCAGCAGAGCAACCTGCCCCCGGCACTTGCTGAAGTGCTGCCCAACGGGCTGCGCGTCTCGCGCTATCACAGTGAAATGAGCGAGTTGGCGGTGCTCATCGGCCAGGCGCAGCACCGCCTCGGCGATCTCGGCCACGGCGAATTGGCGGCGGACATCGGCGCCTTCAAGAGCCGGGTGGTGCGCCTGCTCACGGATTTGGATCGCCCGGCGGCCGAAACACCCGATGCCGAGGCCATGAAGGAGCTGCAGGAGGCCTACCAGTCCCTCAAAAGCCGACTGCTGCGCGCCGGGGCCGAAGGTCGGGTGCCGGTGCGCCGCCTGGTCGAGGAACTCGACAACCTGAGCAACATCCGCCGCCTGGCCGAACAGGCCGACAAGGCCGCGCGCTACCTGCGCAGCCTGCATGCGTACATGGAGGAGGAAAAACCCGCCGCGGAGGCGGACGGGGAAGAAAAGACGCCGGTTCAGGAGCCCTGA
- a CDS encoding Slp family lipoprotein, giving the protein MSKILWRVILLLVLSAAVGCTHVLPPEARREVDPYLDLRTVREAVAEHEGSTLLVGGLIVDHAVTREGSRLEILSYTLDRWGRPLRADEQAGRFLAQTERVLDPALYEKGRQVTLTGVVAGEAALPLGEKTYRYPLLRLRAIYLWPRQEAWPDPWLHRPYGHPYYPYHPFNYPYHPYPFGWRYPWW; this is encoded by the coding sequence ATGAGCAAAATTCTTTGGCGCGTGATTCTGCTGCTGGTGTTGTCGGCGGCGGTCGGCTGCACCCATGTGTTGCCCCCCGAGGCGCGCCGGGAGGTGGATCCCTACCTGGATCTGCGCACTGTCCGAGAAGCGGTGGCGGAGCATGAAGGCAGCACCCTGCTGGTCGGCGGGCTGATTGTCGATCACGCGGTGACGCGCGAGGGTTCGCGCCTGGAGATCTTGAGCTACACCCTGGATCGTTGGGGGCGTCCCCTGCGCGCCGATGAACAGGCCGGACGCTTTTTGGCCCAGACCGAGCGCGTCCTTGACCCGGCGCTCTACGAAAAGGGCCGCCAGGTGACCCTGACCGGCGTGGTGGCGGGCGAAGCGGCCTTGCCCCTGGGCGAGAAGACCTACCGTTACCCGCTGCTGCGACTGCGCGCCATCTACCTGTGGCCGCGCCAGGAGGCCTGGCCCGACCCCTGGTTGCATCGCCCCTACGGCCATCCCTATTATCCCTATCACCCGTTTAATTACCCCTACCACCCCTATCCGTTCGGCTGGCGGTACCCTTGGTGGTAA
- the fliD gene encoding flagellar filament capping protein FliD, with protein MSIQIGGLATGLDTNSLISQLLKAERKPIERLERDRSFLRTRLSAFTDLDKKLRDLMAKAEGLDSARKLVANQATPASEEYFKVSASATAMPGSYNINVVSLAKRAKEVTQGYADISAKEFGTGSLSVQVGSGEAVQIQIDENNNSLGGIRDAINAAGAGVKAAIINDGDPDNPYRLVITADDAGTPVELSAGLSGGSYADPLFTQTQEGTRAHIQVDGIDIYRTSNTITEAIPGVTIDLLKEHGDATASTGLQVDLDVDAVEKKIREFVTAYNDIISFVAKQNDASWGRDAGMQAPRRNLQMMVSSAIGGDNSLQALTQLGMETQRDGSLRVDATKLKDAIRNDLDGVIGLFAGSGEVEGVAVKFKDYLKGVTDRSNGILAGRKQMTDSSLRRIDQQIERQELRLEQRERTLRAQFTAMEELVSAMSATSSYLMQQMSMISSLGSKK; from the coding sequence ATGTCCATACAGATCGGCGGTCTGGCCACCGGGCTCGACACCAATTCCCTCATCTCCCAGCTCCTGAAAGCCGAACGCAAGCCCATCGAGCGGCTCGAGCGCGACCGCAGCTTCCTGCGCACGCGGCTTAGCGCGTTCACCGACCTGGACAAAAAGCTGCGCGACCTCATGGCCAAGGCCGAGGGGCTGGATTCGGCGCGCAAGCTGGTCGCCAACCAAGCCACCCCGGCGTCCGAGGAGTATTTCAAGGTCAGCGCCTCGGCCACCGCCATGCCGGGCAGCTACAACATCAACGTGGTGAGCCTGGCCAAGCGCGCAAAGGAAGTCACCCAGGGCTACGCCGACATCAGCGCCAAGGAATTCGGCACCGGCAGCCTCAGCGTGCAGGTCGGCAGCGGCGAGGCGGTGCAGATTCAGATCGATGAGAACAACAATTCCCTCGGCGGCATCCGCGACGCCATCAATGCCGCGGGGGCCGGCGTCAAGGCCGCCATCATCAACGACGGCGATCCCGACAATCCCTATCGCCTGGTGATCACCGCCGACGATGCCGGCACTCCCGTTGAACTGAGCGCCGGCCTGAGCGGCGGCAGCTACGCCGATCCGCTCTTCACCCAGACCCAGGAAGGCACCCGCGCGCACATCCAGGTCGACGGCATCGACATCTACCGCACCAGCAACACCATCACCGAGGCCATCCCCGGGGTGACCATCGACCTGCTCAAGGAACACGGCGACGCGACGGCGAGCACCGGCCTGCAAGTCGATCTGGATGTGGACGCCGTGGAGAAAAAGATCCGCGAATTCGTCACCGCCTACAACGACATCATCTCCTTTGTCGCCAAGCAAAACGACGCCAGTTGGGGGCGTGATGCCGGCATGCAGGCGCCGCGGCGCAACCTGCAGATGATGGTAAGCAGCGCCATCGGCGGCGACAACAGCCTGCAGGCCCTCACCCAGTTGGGCATGGAAACCCAGCGCGACGGCAGCCTGCGCGTCGACGCCACCAAGCTCAAGGACGCCATTCGCAACGATCTCGACGGAGTGATCGGACTGTTCGCCGGCAGCGGCGAGGTCGAAGGCGTGGCCGTCAAGTTCAAGGATTACCTCAAGGGCGTGACGGATCGCTCCAACGGCATCCTCGCCGGACGCAAGCAGATGACCGACAGCAGCCTGCGGCGCATCGACCAGCAGATCGAACGCCAGGAACTGCGCCTGGAGCAACGCGAGCGCACCCTGCGCGCCCAGTTTACCGCCATGGAAGAGCTGGTCAGCGCCATGAGCGCCACCAGCAGCTATCTTATGCAGCAGATGTCCATGATTTCCAGCCTCGGGAGTAAAAAATAA
- the fliS gene encoding flagellar export chaperone FliS: MNAYFNQYRNTQVQTASPEQILVMLYDGAIRFLNQACVAMESDERDVKIKNLDKALAIIAELSATLDHEIGGEIAANLAALYDFMMREIPRANVKNDPKVLQPVINILAELREAWVQAAEIVRKERAGQAPEQPQLAATAY, encoded by the coding sequence ATGAACGCCTACTTCAACCAGTATCGCAACACCCAGGTGCAGACCGCTTCGCCCGAGCAGATTCTGGTGATGCTCTACGACGGCGCCATCCGCTTTCTCAATCAGGCCTGCGTCGCCATGGAGAGCGACGAGCGCGACGTCAAGATCAAGAATCTCGACAAGGCCCTGGCCATCATCGCCGAACTCAGCGCCACCCTCGATCATGAGATCGGCGGTGAAATCGCCGCCAACCTGGCCGCCCTCTACGACTTCATGATGCGCGAGATCCCCCGCGCCAACGTCAAAAACGATCCCAAGGTCTTGCAGCCGGTGATCAACATCCTCGCCGAGTTGCGCGAGGCCTGGGTGCAGGCCGCCGAAATCGTGCGCAAGGAACGCGCCGGCCAGGCCCCCGAGCAGCCGCAACTGGCCGCCACTGCATACTAA
- a CDS encoding flagellar brake protein has protein sequence MEKISPQAALQHLGGRKSVKVYLPTRGTGTLPFEGIAQPVTTSVIKVSFPPDTLPRNIDTAGEFKLAIAEAGPSISVHGYVRQVVNDRQVLLEAVEAYQHPQKREHFRIDVDVPVRYWRYSDEPDYRPEILQSPTERINLSGGGMMFVAEFKVAEGQKLCFELSIPGPPREIVRCEGRVVRVTERGESAWGVAVHFIDLDDEDQETLISYCFSEQRRQLRTKVEVAGR, from the coding sequence ATGGAAAAGATCTCTCCCCAGGCCGCCCTCCAACACTTGGGGGGAAGAAAATCCGTCAAGGTCTACCTGCCCACCCGCGGCACCGGCACCCTGCCCTTCGAGGGCATCGCCCAGCCGGTCACCACCAGCGTCATCAAGGTCAGCTTTCCCCCCGACACCCTGCCGCGCAACATCGATACCGCCGGCGAATTCAAACTGGCCATCGCCGAAGCCGGGCCGAGCATCTCCGTGCACGGCTATGTGCGCCAGGTGGTCAATGATCGTCAGGTTCTCCTCGAAGCCGTCGAGGCCTACCAGCACCCGCAAAAGCGTGAGCACTTCCGCATCGACGTCGACGTGCCGGTCCGTTACTGGCGCTACAGCGACGAGCCCGACTACCGGCCCGAAATTCTGCAATCCCCCACCGAGCGCATCAACCTGAGCGGCGGCGGCATGATGTTCGTCGCCGAATTCAAGGTGGCGGAAGGGCAAAAGCTGTGTTTCGAACTCAGCATTCCCGGCCCGCCGCGCGAAATCGTGCGCTGCGAGGGCCGCGTGGTGCGCGTCACCGAGCGCGGCGAATCCGCTTGGGGAGTGGCGGTCCATTTCATCGACCTCGATGACGAGGACCAGGAGACGCTGATTTCCTACTGCTTCTCCGAGCAGCGCCGGCAACTGCGCACCAAGGTCGAAGTGGCGGGACGGTAA
- a CDS encoding capsule assembly Wzi family protein, with amino-acid sequence MKKCVFLLVAALLAWATPCFAVSVSASLPLDSWVYPALDKLEGLGLIDSSLKGSRPYTRLEAARLTAAARRSHSPGSLPVAAELLRDLERELGGELAELHGSPVANHFQPLRSASLSHAWREGGDSTTANRTNATQFALDPNRQGLNFSEGHNGQLILESEARLWQRLHFSARPLFAVQEQGTDGSWRLLDGRAALGLGPLEVSFGRQSLWWGQGRHGSLVLSNNAKPLDMLRITNPSPVLLPWVFKYLGPMRFDVFWSELESDRVVSNPYFAGLRLNLKPLPWLEIGGSRAVIFGGEGRPGIDLSEFITILAGKNLEGGEDTSNQLAALDARLSLPFLWNAELYGELGGEDEAGGFIAKKAFILGAYLPRIEPSGRLALRVEHANLAYEGHGPVWYRHSQYRSGYTYQRKILGHHMGGDSRSWYAELSAFLPGGFSASLDLDHQRRGYSDPVRETHLQPGLGLAWQATERLRLSGRYAFDRVRNLEQISGRNETHHFSLLALDYRL; translated from the coding sequence GTGAAAAAATGCGTTTTTTTGCTGGTCGCGGCGCTGCTCGCCTGGGCAACGCCCTGCTTCGCCGTTTCGGTATCCGCGTCCTTGCCCCTCGACAGCTGGGTTTATCCGGCCCTCGACAAGCTTGAAGGCCTGGGCCTGATCGATTCCTCCCTCAAGGGCAGCCGTCCCTACACCCGACTGGAGGCGGCGCGACTCACCGCGGCCGCCCGGCGCAGCCACTCCCCGGGCAGCCTGCCCGTTGCCGCCGAGTTGTTGCGGGATCTTGAGCGGGAATTGGGCGGCGAGTTGGCGGAACTGCACGGCAGCCCCGTTGCGAACCACTTTCAACCCCTCCGGTCGGCCAGTCTGAGCCATGCCTGGCGCGAGGGAGGCGACTCCACCACCGCCAATCGCACCAACGCCACCCAGTTTGCTCTTGATCCCAACCGCCAGGGCCTTAATTTCAGCGAGGGTCACAACGGACAATTGATCCTGGAGAGCGAGGCGCGCTTGTGGCAGCGCCTGCACTTCTCCGCGCGGCCCCTGTTCGCCGTGCAGGAGCAGGGCACCGACGGCAGCTGGCGGTTGCTCGACGGGCGTGCCGCCCTGGGCCTTGGCCCCCTGGAGGTCTCTTTCGGCCGCCAGTCTCTGTGGTGGGGGCAGGGGCGCCATGGTTCCCTGGTGCTGAGCAACAACGCCAAGCCCCTGGACATGCTGCGCATTACCAATCCCTCGCCCGTGCTGCTGCCCTGGGTGTTCAAGTATCTGGGGCCCATGCGCTTTGATGTGTTCTGGAGCGAGCTGGAAAGCGATCGCGTGGTATCCAACCCCTATTTCGCCGGTCTGCGTCTCAACCTCAAGCCGCTGCCCTGGCTGGAGATCGGCGGCTCGCGCGCGGTGATCTTCGGCGGCGAGGGGCGCCCCGGCATCGACTTGTCCGAGTTCATCACCATTCTCGCCGGCAAGAACCTCGAAGGCGGCGAAGACACCAGCAATCAGTTGGCCGCCCTCGATGCACGCCTGAGCCTGCCCTTTTTGTGGAACGCGGAACTCTACGGCGAGCTTGGCGGCGAGGACGAGGCTGGCGGCTTCATCGCCAAGAAAGCCTTCATCCTCGGCGCCTATCTGCCGCGTATCGAGCCCAGCGGCCGTTTGGCCCTGCGGGTCGAACACGCCAACCTCGCGTACGAAGGTCATGGTCCGGTGTGGTACCGCCATTCCCAATACCGCTCCGGCTACACCTACCAGCGCAAGATCCTTGGTCACCACATGGGTGGCGACTCCCGCTCCTGGTATGCCGAACTCTCCGCATTTCTGCCCGGCGGGTTCAGTGCCTCCCTCGATCTTGACCACCAGCGGCGCGGCTACAGCGATCCGGTGCGCGAAACCCATCTGCAGCCCGGCCTCGGGCTGGCCTGGCAGGCTACGGAGCGGTTGCGCCTGAGCGGGCGTTACGCCTTTGACCGCGTGCGCAACCTGGAGCAAATTTCCGGACGCAACGAAACCCACCACTTCTCCCTTCTGGCTCTGGACTACCGTTTATGA